One segment of Cyanobacteria bacterium GSL.Bin1 DNA contains the following:
- a CDS encoding glycosyltransferase has product MRIAQIAPLWEKVPPPTYGGTELVVSLLTDELVRRGHEVTLFATGDSETLATLDPCCEKPLRSLGFSLAEYHVYEQMQLSKVFSQAQKFDLIHSHIGYTAFPYANLTKTPVVHTLHGIIPSWMAPIFQQHSQQHFVSISNSQRRPELGLNYVATVYNAIAYQQFQFYPQPQDPPYLAFLGRMSPEKGPHLAIEIAKQTQYPLKMAGKIDAVDQTFFDQEIAPHLDGKQIQFLGEADHEQKNALMGGAIATLFPITWREPFGLVIIESLACGTPVIAMAMGSTPEIMTHGETGFICQTVKECVTAVSQIQHLSRHRCRTDVEENFNLKRMTDGYEAVYRTSLEEKRQGNDCLQAPALLMK; this is encoded by the coding sequence ATGAGAATTGCTCAAATTGCGCCCCTCTGGGAAAAAGTGCCTCCTCCCACTTACGGCGGAACAGAATTAGTAGTCAGTTTACTCACAGATGAATTAGTGCGACGGGGTCACGAGGTCACTCTATTTGCCACAGGTGACTCAGAAACTCTCGCCACATTAGACCCTTGCTGTGAAAAACCCCTACGATCCTTAGGCTTTTCTCTGGCTGAGTATCATGTTTATGAGCAAATGCAACTCAGCAAAGTATTTTCCCAAGCCCAAAAATTTGATCTGATTCACTCCCATATCGGCTACACCGCGTTTCCCTATGCGAATCTAACCAAAACCCCAGTCGTCCACACCTTACATGGGATCATTCCCAGTTGGATGGCACCGATTTTCCAGCAACATAGTCAGCAACATTTTGTCAGCATTTCTAATTCGCAACGCCGACCGGAATTAGGATTAAATTATGTCGCGACCGTTTACAACGCGATCGCGTATCAACAATTCCAGTTTTATCCCCAACCCCAAGATCCGCCTTATCTCGCGTTTCTGGGGCGGATGTCACCAGAAAAAGGACCGCATCTCGCCATTGAGATTGCCAAACAAACCCAATATCCCCTCAAAATGGCGGGTAAAATCGATGCTGTGGATCAAACCTTCTTTGACCAAGAAATTGCCCCTCATCTCGATGGCAAACAGATTCAATTTCTGGGAGAAGCCGACCACGAACAGAAAAATGCCCTGATGGGCGGCGCGATCGCGACCCTCTTCCCCATTACTTGGCGCGAACCCTTTGGACTAGTCATCATTGAATCTCTCGCTTGTGGCACACCGGTGATAGCGATGGCGATGGGATCAACCCCCGAGATCATGACTCACGGTGAAACCGGTTTTATTTGCCAGACAGTTAAAGAATGTGTAACAGCCGTTTCGCAAATCCAGCATCTCTCCCGTCACCGTTGTCGCACCGACGTTGAAGAAAACTTTAACCTCAAACGCATGACCGATGGCTACGAAGCAGTTTATCGAACCAGTCTTGAGGAAAAGCGACAAGGTAATGATTGTTTGCAAGCCCCGGCATTACTTATGAAGTAG
- a CDS encoding DoxX family membrane protein, whose product MSYLPLFGRICLCLIFFNGAIGNLSTFSETQARMAEMGLPIPTVLLAGNIIFQLVGAISLLLGFKVQWGAVILLIFLIPTTLIFHDFWVNPEESIAFFKNLGLIGGLLLLIASGAGAVSLDSE is encoded by the coding sequence ATGAGTTATCTTCCTCTTTTTGGTCGCATTTGTCTGTGCTTAATTTTCTTTAATGGTGCAATTGGCAACCTGAGTACCTTTAGTGAAACCCAAGCCAGAATGGCAGAAATGGGCTTACCCATTCCAACTGTCTTACTAGCAGGAAACATTATTTTCCAATTAGTGGGTGCTATTTCCCTTTTACTGGGATTTAAGGTGCAATGGGGAGCCGTTATTCTCCTTATTTTTCTCATTCCCACAACCCTGATTTTTCATGACTTTTGGGTTAATCCAGAAGAGAGCATTGCTTTCTTTAAAAATTTAGGGTTAATTGGTGGGTTACTCTTACTCATCGCAAGCGGTGCTGGTGCCGTTAGTCTTGATAGTGAATAA
- a CDS encoding Na+-transporting NADH:ubiquinone oxidoreductase, subunit NqrB, which yields MKQIPQLKIDLRDLQVLALTGFLSLGLISYSFDFAINLPIIMTALTVSLSVQYLANFLIKKQENVEVISRSSLITGLGLCLLLRTNSLGVMGVAATCAILSKFLIKYRGKHIFNPANFGIIAVLGLTNQAWISPGQWGESFVLALLFVSIGGLILSWLGRWETTAVFLLVYSMGILIRNMWLGFGADIFWHELNSGSLLLFAFFMLSDPRSIPDGKWGRVIWASAIALLTLILKYQFFLTTAPFVALFFCSLLTPIVDTIWQGKRFNWAWTIYQLGGTKNETV from the coding sequence ATGAAGCAAATACCGCAATTAAAAATTGATTTGCGAGATTTACAAGTTTTAGCATTAACTGGATTCTTAAGTTTAGGACTAATCAGCTATAGCTTTGACTTCGCCATAAACTTGCCCATTATAATGACTGCTCTTACGGTTAGTTTGAGTGTACAATATCTTGCCAATTTCTTAATTAAAAAGCAGGAAAATGTAGAAGTCATTTCTCGTAGTTCCTTAATTACTGGCTTAGGATTATGTTTGTTGCTAAGAACGAACTCTCTAGGAGTAATGGGGGTTGCTGCTACTTGCGCCATCCTAAGTAAATTCCTGATTAAATATCGCGGTAAACATATCTTTAATCCGGCTAATTTTGGCATTATTGCTGTTTTAGGATTGACCAATCAAGCATGGATTTCACCAGGACAATGGGGTGAGTCTTTTGTCTTAGCATTATTATTTGTTAGTATTGGCGGTTTGATTTTGAGTTGGCTGGGACGTTGGGAAACTACCGCAGTTTTTTTGCTGGTTTATAGCATGGGAATTCTCATTCGTAATATGTGGCTGGGGTTTGGTGCAGATATTTTTTGGCATGAACTAAATAGTGGCAGTTTATTATTATTTGCCTTTTTCATGCTCAGTGATCCCCGTTCCATTCCTGATGGAAAATGGGGACGAGTGATTTGGGCAAGCGCGATCGCGCTGTTGACCCTAATCCTAAAGTATCAATTCTTTCTCACGACGGCTCCTTTTGTTGCCCTATTTTTCTGCTCTTTATTAACGCCAATTGTGGATACGATTTGGCAAGGAAAACGATTTAATTGGGCTTGGACAATTTATCAATTGGGAGGGACTAAAAATGAAACAGTATAG
- a CDS encoding DUF2330 domain-containing protein, with protein sequence MKQYSFKFLAILMSAIAAFLFNVNAAFAFCGFYVAQADGDLYNQASQVIIARDGKRMVLTMANDYQGELENFALVVPVPVILKEEQVQVQDPKIIERIDSFSAPRLVEYFDDNPCRPVRPFALESQQSSAPNAMGSPSADALGVTVEEQFNVGEYSIVILSATESNGLETWLQTNNYNIPDGASKLLQPYIRQNLKFFVAKVNLDNYNPDKFSALRPLQMAFESSRFMLPIRLGTLNAQGNQDLLVYLLSPKGQTEVTNYRTVKIPSDVDIPVYIKEEEKFPDFYQAMFEKSWEQNQGKAIFLEYAWDMGNCDPCSARPLNQEELRKAGVFWDDASVFMTRLHVRYNRNLYPQDLRFQETPNREFFQGRYVIRHPYEGEADCREARDYYQQVRDRQERSAQTLSNLTGWNLEQVKRSIDFVDPGEEASEPWWQRVFN encoded by the coding sequence ATGAAACAGTATAGCTTTAAATTTTTGGCGATTTTAATGAGCGCGATCGCAGCGTTTCTTTTTAATGTTAATGCTGCTTTTGCTTTTTGTGGCTTCTATGTTGCCCAAGCTGACGGCGATTTATATAATCAAGCCTCACAGGTTATTATTGCCCGCGATGGTAAGCGAATGGTCTTAACCATGGCAAACGATTATCAAGGAGAACTTGAAAATTTTGCCCTTGTTGTTCCTGTTCCCGTTATTTTAAAAGAGGAACAAGTGCAAGTTCAAGACCCTAAAATTATTGAACGGATCGATAGTTTTAGCGCACCGCGTTTAGTAGAGTATTTTGATGATAATCCCTGTCGCCCGGTCCGTCCCTTTGCTTTAGAATCTCAACAATCAAGTGCTCCGAATGCGATGGGAAGTCCATCGGCAGATGCTTTGGGTGTCACTGTAGAAGAACAGTTTAATGTGGGAGAATATTCCATCGTTATTCTCAGTGCAACCGAATCAAACGGGTTAGAAACCTGGTTACAAACAAACAACTACAATATTCCTGATGGTGCCAGCAAACTGTTACAACCCTACATTCGTCAAAACTTAAAATTCTTCGTCGCAAAAGTCAATTTAGACAACTATAATCCAGACAAATTCTCTGCACTACGTCCCTTACAAATGGCATTTGAATCCTCTCGTTTTATGTTACCGATTCGTTTAGGAACATTGAACGCACAGGGGAATCAAGACTTATTGGTTTACTTACTTTCTCCCAAAGGTCAAACGGAAGTAACGAACTATCGCACCGTCAAAATTCCCTCGGATGTGGATATTCCCGTCTATATCAAAGAAGAAGAAAAATTTCCTGACTTTTACCAAGCGATGTTTGAAAAAAGTTGGGAGCAAAATCAGGGAAAAGCGATCTTTTTAGAATATGCTTGGGATATGGGAAATTGTGACCCTTGTTCAGCCCGCCCGCTCAATCAAGAAGAGTTAAGAAAAGCAGGTGTTTTTTGGGATGATGCTTCAGTGTTTATGACCCGTCTGCATGTGCGCTATAACCGTAATTTATATCCTCAAGATTTACGCTTTCAAGAAACCCCAAACCGCGAATTTTTTCAAGGACGATATGTGATTCGTCATCCTTATGAAGGAGAAGCCGATTGTCGCGAAGCAAGAGACTATTATCAACAGGTGCGCGATCGTCAAGAACGCAGTGCCCAAACCCTTTCTAATTTAACGGGCTGGAATTTAGAGCAAGTGAAGCGTTCCATTGATTTTGTCGATCCAGGAGAGGAGGCTTCAGAACCGTGGTGGCAACGCGTTTTCAATTAA
- a CDS encoding PIN domain-containing protein produces the protein MDQLALIDAGPLISFYNKRDKYHKQIIEFFRDTSITQLVTTDACIAEVMYSLGQIKGQSHQLQAQFSRHINKEIWHREPLIQEDFLRIADLFQRYNNVPADFADLSLVVISERLDIYQIVTLDSDFDIYRRFDQSTHSFVRIFYPNSEV, from the coding sequence ATGGATCAATTAGCATTAATAGACGCGGGTCCGTTAATTTCTTTTTATAACAAGCGGGACAAATATCACAAGCAGATTATCGAATTTTTTCGAGATACCTCTATTACTCAGCTAGTTACAACAGATGCTTGCATTGCTGAAGTAATGTATAGCTTAGGGCAAATTAAGGGACAGTCTCATCAGCTACAAGCTCAATTTTCTCGACATATTAATAAAGAAATTTGGCATCGAGAACCTTTAATACAGGAAGATTTTTTAAGAATCGCTGATTTATTCCAAAGATATAATAATGTTCCTGCTGATTTTGCTGATTTATCACTGGTTGTTATTTCTGAACGGCTTGATATTTATCAGATCGTAACTTTAGATAGCGACTTTGATATTTATAGGAGATTTGATCAATCTACACATTCCTTCGTTCGGATCTTCTATCCCAATTCTGAAGTATAG
- a CDS encoding DUF433 domain-containing protein, which translates to MSATTDIGTLVTTSSDVGKGRPMITGTKTSVRRVVVLYKQGASAEEIARRLSHLTLAQVYAALAYYHANRNKIEADLDAEDAEYWKLSQSV; encoded by the coding sequence ATGTCTGCTACGACTGATATTGGTACATTAGTTACAACTTCCTCAGATGTTGGTAAAGGTCGCCCGATGATTACAGGGACAAAAACATCTGTCCGTCGAGTAGTGGTTCTCTACAAACAAGGTGCAAGTGCTGAAGAAATTGCTCGTCGTTTGAGTCATCTTACCCTTGCTCAAGTGTATGCTGCTTTAGCCTATTATCACGCCAATCGTAATAAAATTGAAGCGGATTTAGATGCAGAAGATGCTGAATATTGGAAACTATCCCAGTCAGTTTAA